Part of the Dehalococcoidia bacterium genome is shown below.
AATGCGAACGGCCGCGTCGCGCCGGCGGCCGTCTGCATGGCCGCCTCGATCGCCGCGAGCTCCACTTGCTCCGTCTCACCCAGAAAGACCAGGGTGAGGTGGCTGCCCTCCGGCCGCACCCAGCGCAGAGCCCGCGCCGCCGTGCCCAGGCGCGCCCGCAGCTCGGCCTGACGCGCCGCCAGCGCCGTGTGCCAGGACTCCGGCAGGAAGACGGCGATGAACAGGCGCATTCCGCCGTTCTCCCACGCTCCGATCCCAGCAGCGGCGCGGGCGCATCAGATGCTGCGCACGGCGCGCGTGCCAAGCAAGCCGTCCGGCCACGCCGTCAGGACGATGAACACCAGCAGCACCACGACCGGCAGCTGGATCTCCTTGAACAGCCCGATGCTGCCCACCAGGCCGTCCATGACGCCGACGACCACCCCGCCGACGATCGCGCCTGCCGGCTGGTCGAGCCCACCCAGCGCCGCGCCCGCAAGCGCGTAGATCAGCCCGCCCTCCAGCATGTGCGTGTCCAGCAAAATAATGTTGGCGATCAGGATGCCGCCGACGGCGCCCAGCGCCGTGGCGACGCCCCAACCGAGCGTCCGCATGCGCCGCACGGGGACGCCGCAGAGGAGGGCGGCTTCCGGCCGCTGCGCCGCCGCGCGCAGGGCCAGCCCCAGCCGCGTGCGCTGGAAGAACCAGACGAGCAGGGCGATCGCGACGCACACGGAGAGAAACGTGCCGAGACGCGGCCGCGAGAAATACATGCCGAAGCCGTGAACCACCGGCCCGTGAAACGGCGTGGGGAAGGCGCGCGGCCGGTCGCCCCAGATGACGCTGTCGAAATCGCGCACCAGGCTCAGCAGGCCGGCGGTGATCACGATCATCGTCAGCGGGTCGCGGTCGCTCAGGCGGCTGAGCACGCCGGCCTCTAGCGCCGCGCCCGCCAGCCCCAGGGCGCCGGCCGCGAGGATCAGGCCGAGCCAGTAGGGTAGACCAGCCGAGACGATCAGGGTCCAGGCAAGGAAGGCGGCGAGCGTCGACGTCTCGCCGATCGCCAGGTTGAGCACGCCCGTGGTGCGGTACATGATCACCAGC
Proteins encoded:
- a CDS encoding branched-chain amino acid ABC transporter permease, whose protein sequence is LVIMYRTTGVLNLAIGETSTLAAFLAWTLIVSAGLPYWLGLILAAGALGLAGAALEAGVLSRLSDRDPLTMIVITAGLLSLVRDFDSVIWGDRPRAFPTPFHGPVVHGFGMYFSRPRLGTFLSVCVAIALLVWFFQRTRLGLALRAAAQRPEAALLCGVPVRRMRTLGWGVATALGAVGGILIANIILLDTHMLEGGLIYALAGAALGGLDQPAGAIVGGVVVGVMDGLVGSIGLFKEIQLPVVVLLVFIVLTAWPDGLLGTRAVRSI